The following coding sequences are from one Salvia hispanica cultivar TCC Black 2014 chromosome 3, UniMelb_Shisp_WGS_1.0, whole genome shotgun sequence window:
- the LOC125214002 gene encoding myb family transcription factor PHL11-like → MDRMYAGGGGVGGSGGVVLTRDPKPRLRWTADLHDRFVDAVTKLGGPDKATPKSVLRVMGLKGLTLYHLKSHLQKYRLGQQQAKQQNYALEHNIDSFENPYMHIASTSTNSSSMNSEQGDVPLAEAVRCQIEVQKTLQEQLEVQKRLQMRIEAQGKYLQAILERAQLSLSANSNHSTKAQLTDFNLALSSFIHTVNGDNRNGEEARDTKDIKLEGPSIEFDLNSRSSYDFIGVSGSGFKHKPLQNR, encoded by the exons ATGGACAGAATGTATGCCGGTGGCGGCGGAGTTGGTGGGAGCGGCGGCGTGGTTCTGACAAGAGACCCCAAGCCGCGGCTGAGGTGGACTGCTGATTTGCACGACCGTTTTGTCGATGCTGTCACAAAGCTTGGTGGCCCTGACA AGGCTACTCCAAAATCAGTGCTGAGAGTGATGGGGCTAAAGGGGCTCACATTGTATCACTTAAAGAGCCATTTACAG AAGTATAGGCTTGGACAGCAGCAAGCCAAACAGCAGAATTATGCTCTTGAACATAACATAGACAGCTTTG AGAATCCGTATATGCACATTGCAAGTACAAGCACTAATTCATCGAGCATGAACAGCGAACAAGG AGACGTTCCCCTCGCTGAAGCAGTAAGGTGCCAGATCGAGGTGCAGAAAACGCTGCAAGAACAGCTCGAG GTGCAGAAGAGATTGCAAATGAGAATAGAAGCACAAGGGAAGTACTTGCAAGCCATATTAGAAAGAGCTCAACTGAGCCTTTCTGCTAACTCGAATCACTCGACTAAAGCTCAGCTAACAGACTTCAACTTGGCGCTATCGAGCTTCATTCACACCGTCAATGGAGACAACAGGAATGGAGAGGAAGCCCGTGACACAAAAGACATCAAGCTCGAAGGGCCTTCCATCGAGTTTGATCTCAACTCCAGAAGTAGCTACGACTTCATAGGCGTCTCCGGATCAGGTTTCAAACACAAACCACTTCAAAATCGATGA
- the LOC125214001 gene encoding isoflavone reductase homolog: MGKSRILVVGGTGYMGRRIVKASLAEGHPTYILRRPEIGMDIEKLQVLLEFKRQGAVLVEGSFSDHQSLVEAVKQVDVVVCTMSGVHFRSHNLLMQLKLVDAIKEAGNIKRFLPSEFGMDPAQMMHALEPGRVTFDEKMTVRKAIEAANIPRTYISANCFGGYFVGNLSQMGTLLPPKDKVLIYGDGNAKAVFMDEDDIATYTIKSIDDPRTLNKTVYIRPPENILSQRELVQIWENLSGNTLERTSISGQDFLALMKDADYAGQVGLGHFYHIFYEGCLTSFEIGEDGEEASRLYPEVQYKRMDEYLKLYL, from the exons atgGGAAAAAGTAGAATTCTTGTTGTAGGTGGGACCGGTTACATGGGGAGGAGGATTGTGAAGGCCAGCCTAGCGGAGGGCCACCCGACCTACATTCTAAGGCGGCCGGAAATCGGGATGGACATCGAGAAGCTGCAGGTGCTGCTGGAGTTCAAGAGGCAGGGGGCCGTGCTGGTCGAGGGGTCGTTTTCCGATCACCAGAGCCTGGTGGAGGCGGTGAAGCAAGTCGACGTGGTTGTATGCACCATGTCCGGGGTGCATTTCCGGAGCCATAATTTGTTGATGCAGCTTAAGCTTGTTGATGCTATTAAAGAAGCTGGAAATATCAAG CGTTTCTTGCCTTCGGAGTTCGGCATGGATCCCGCCCAAATGATGCACGCGCTTGAGCCAGGTAGGGTCACATTCGACGAGAAGATGACGGTTAGGAAGGCCATCGAGGCGGCCAACATCCCCCGCACCTACATCTCCGCCAACTGCTTCGGCGGCTACTTTGTCGGCAACCTCTCTCAGATGGGGACCCTCCTCCCCCCCAAAGACAAAGTCCTCATCTACGGAGATGGCAACGCCAAAGCCGTCTTCATGGACGAGGATGACATCGCCACTTACACCATCAAGTCCATTGACGACCCCCGCACCCTCAACAAGACCGTCTACATCCGCCCACCCGAAAATATCCTCTCCCAACGAGAGCTCGTCCAGATATGGGAGAATCTTTCCGGGAACACGCTGGAAAGGACCTCCATTTCTGGCCAAGACTTTCTTGCTCTCATGAAag ATGCTGACTATGCTGGCCAAGTTGGATTAGGCCATTTCTACCACATTTTCTACGAGGGCTGCCTCACAAGCTTCGAGATAGGGGAAGACGGGGAAGAAGCTTCTAGACTTTATCCGGAAGTCCAGTACAAGCGCATGGATGAATACTTGAAACTTTATCTCTAA
- the LOC125214000 gene encoding plectin-like isoform X1, whose protein sequence is MAETEVSNVASKMVAIEEICGLDMSSNQDLLKPDSNGNNHHDQANDLDHSYIFVTGSDGLPDDTLDDKGVAVGGSIVPPPPEDSQYKKVGEFCEEAPHLIEGENGEVEPSNGHSHLVNYITCNHESSHENGQGVQVSVTDSVEVNANKSESLLEAEVELVDSDGISESLAKAEGFHVSVADPEEVHTGEPGSVAEATVKQVEDSISNGKSESMPEAEVEKAFDQNGGVEAVEEGKQENVDGVKIAEYSPCLVENQETQVGALELVAEVEDNGESRTNFSNINGSHSPDDGENQSNTSVTEALVQQSSQDMVVDEDKHDLQNVTMEAENDAKPTSEAAEHEVPTSTSLGLDSEPFSVHNMDKILEEEAKTDLSSDILENQQGDDSGFSNIAQDMVGETDDLKPVVSSTDSHVQTTHDLVLEENNEDLPVPEVDNGAQCHEESQELPAVCNADSQMLTTCDLVLDEKSEESSVSEVENVAKCDEKSEEEPVVSSTASQVPNSRDMVLEKKNEYSSVSEVEDGIQYHEESQAQPVLSSSGSQVLTTRDLVLEEKNEVSSVSEVEDGIQCHEESQELPVVSSSDSHDETTSDLVLEVKKDDLPVSVSEVEDGIQFHEESQEQPVVSSSDSHDETASDLVLDGKEDDLSVYVSEVDSGAQNTKGSQEQPDVSGVSDDTLPAETSTEVSVQTECYPTADVHAPQSELEVSDVAEIGKFSSPSVVGLESQIVEQVVPAHDSGIRCTVEEASSGSDGVLDMVGPEKEIAFEGGEAHSESTVSSGKSEVGDSSPETLDVKLEPDAHVPDFSAINSGEKIDDVTVSCRTDDSDSSNARVVDLELEVDGVEDVADQLAGAPENLLVQEKENTENSQNEETSVSSAGVSTTSTTDVEDKSIKAKTKPFNFLIRTPRFDDESLREQIRLAKIQVDETTRLRDAVQLQIQEKRQANTQIHGIDYEYAKSEGRNARKLVRSKRTEIDSLQSVINKAKNALSIEDIDKQIHNMEHMIQHETLPLKEEKQFIREIKQLKQLREQLSSNMGSQDEIKKALEQREETEERLKILRKELDVLKSRVVKAEATAVEAGKKYDDENRKVKELQAQFRAANDVRQEAYAQWQDLRKELTKKSKYFFKYKDAAAVASNYAYSRDTEALYLLCMNQVESFMELWNTNPEFRSDYAKFNARSNVRRFGTLDCRSLGPDEVPPVVPSYANERGNKRVVVSTPAKVDLAPQVPTTELNQKIPTEKMTVDTKSIKKATEPKNQKVVNAPAVTVQENGPDTHTVSHLVDEEPVKSREEIELIRKAEELRREEDAAKLKEQRRLEALAKANEARERKKRQAEKMQQRAELKTQKEAEQREKEREKRLRKKERKKAVGTDANDITTNNNCETAASSESAAENNSKDVDVKETTTATTKKAQKPWLAAKHSKGKSIPPPLRNRNKKKLQQWMWVGITSIIILVLFWLGNMGMFSNVALKRRAPVY, encoded by the exons atGGCCGAAACGGAGGTTTCAAATGTGGCGTCTAAAATGGTTGCAATTGAGGAGATATGTGGGTTGGACATGAGCTCTAACCAGGATCTACTCAAGCCCGACAGCAACGGTAACAACCACCATGACCAAGCCAATGATCTGGATCACTCATATATTTTCGTTACTGGGTCTGATGGCCTCCCTGATGATACTCTCGATGACAAGGGTGTGGCTGTTGGGGGTTCTATTGTTCCGCCTCCACCTGAGGATtcccaatataaaaaagttggtgaatTTTGTGAGGAAGCTCCACACCTGATTGAGGGGGAGAATGGGGAAGTTGAGCCGAGCAACGGCCACTCTCACCTAGTAAATTATATTACCTGCAATCATGAGAGTTCCCATGAGAATGGACAGGGGGTCCAAGTTTCTGTTACTGACTCTGTGGAGGTGAATGCTAATAAGAGTGAAAGTTTGTTGGAAGCTGAAGTTGAACTTGTGGATTCAGATGGAATAAGTGAAAGCTTGGCAAAAGCTGAGGGGTTCCACGTTTCTGTTGCTGATCCTGAGGAGGTGCATACTGGGGAACCTGGAAGTGTGGCAGAAGCTACTGTTAAGCAAGTTGAGGATTCAATTTCAAACGGAAAATCTGAAAGCATGCCGGAAGCTGAGGTAGAGAAGGCTTTTGATCAAAATGGAGGAGTTGAGGCTGTGGAAGAAGGCAAACAAGAGAATGTTGATGGTGTAAAAATAGCAGAGTACTCTCCTTGTCTTGTTGAGAATCAGGAAACTCAAGTTGGGGCTTTAGAGTTGGTAGCAGAAGTAGAAGATAATGGAGAATCACGTACCAATTTTTCGAACATCAATGGTTCCCATAGTCCCGATGATGGTGAAAATCAAAGTAACACAAGTGTAACTGAGGCATTGGTACAACAAAGCTCTCAAGACATGGTTGTGGATGAAGATAAGCATGATTTGCAAAATGTTACTATGGAGGCTGAGAATGATGCAAAACCGACCTCAGAAGCTGCAGAACATGAAGTTCCTACATCAACTTCCCTGGGTTTGGATTCAGAACCGTTTTCAGTTCATAATATGGACAAGATCCTTGAGGAGGAGGCGAAGACAGACTTGAGCTCGGATATACTTGAAAATCAACAGGGTGATGACTCTGGGTTTAGCAACATTGCTCAAGATATGGTGGGAGAAACAGATGATCTAAAACCTGTTGTGAGTAGTACTGATTCTCATGTGCAAACTACTCATGACTTGGTTCTAGAAGAAAACAACGAGGACTTGCCTGTACCTGAAGTTGATAATGGCGCACAATGTCATGAAGAATCACAGGAACTCCCGGCTGTATGCAATGCTGATTCTCAAATGCTAACCACTTGTGACttggttttagatgaaaaaaGTGAAGAATCATCTGTGTCCGAAGTTGAAAATGTGGCTAAATGTGATGAGAAATCAGAGGAAGAACCTGTGGTGAGCAGCACTGCTTCTCAAGTGCCAAATAGTCGGGACATggttttagaaaaaaaaaatgaatactcATCTGTGTCTGAAGTTGAAGATGGTATTCAATATCATGAAGAATCTCAAGCACAGCCTGTGTTGAGTAGTTCTGGTTCTCAAGTGCTAACTACTCGTGACTTggttttggaagaaaaaaacGAAGTCTCATCTGTATCTGAAGTTGAAGATGGTATTCAATGTCATGAAGAATCTCAGGAGCTACCTGTGGTGAGTAGTTCTGATTCTCATGATGAAACTACTAGTGACTTGGTTTTAGAAGTAAAGAAAGATGATTTGCCTGTATCTGTATCTGAAGTTGAAGATGGTATTCAATTTCATGAAGAATCTCAGGAGCAACCTGTGGTGAGTAGCTCTGATTCTCATGATGAAACTGCTAGTGACTTGGTTTTAGATGGAAAGGAAGACGACTTGTCTGTATATGTATCTGAAGTTGACAGTGGTGCTCAAAATACCAAAGGATCTCAGGAACAACCTGATGTTTCTGGAGTATCTGATGATACTTTGCCAGCTGAAACCTCAACTGAGGTTTCTGTCCAAACTGAATGCTATCCAACAGCAGATGTTCATGCACCTCAAAGTGAACTTGAAGTTTCTGATGTTGCAGAAATTGGAAAATTCTCTTCTCCTTCAGTTGTTGGTCTAGAATCACAAATCGTTGAGCAAGTAGTTCCTGCTCATGACAGTGGGATAAGGTGTACTGTAGAGGAGGCAAGCTCAGGATCTGACGGTGTGCTTGACATGGTGGGTCCAGAAAAGGAAATAGCATTTGAAGGCGGTGAGGCCCATTCTGAATCTACAGTCTCAAGTGGGAAATCAGAAGTTGGAGATAGCTCACCAGAAACACTTGATGTGAAATTGGAACCTGATGCTCATGTTCCTGACTTTTCTGCCATTAACAGTGGCGAAAAGATTGATGATGTGACTGTCTCTTGTAGAACAGATGATTCTGATAGCAGCAATGCTCGTGTAGTGGACCTTGAGTTGGAGGTAGATGGTGTTGAAGATGTGGCAGATCAACTGGCAGGTGCTCCAGAGAACCTGCTGGTGCAAGAGAAAGAGAACACTGAGAATTCTCAGAACGAAGAGACCTCAGTGTCTTCAGCAGGGGTGTCCACTACAAGTACTACTGATGTAGAAGACAAAAGTATCAAGGCTAAAACAAAGCCATTCAACTTTCTGATTAGGACTCCAAGATTTGATGATGAAAGTCTTAGAGAACAAATCAGACTTGCAAAGATACAAGTTGATGAGACGACAAGACTCAGGGATGCTGTTCAACTTCAAATCCAAGAGAAAAGA CAGGCCAACACTCAGATTCATGGTATCGATTATGAGTATGCCAAGAGTGAAGGCAGGAATGCTCGAAAGTTGGTCAGGTCAAAGCGCACAGAAATAGATTCTCTTCAGTCTGTGATCAACAAGGCAAAGAATGCATTATCTATTGAGGATATTGATAAACAG ATACATAATATGGAACATATGATACAACATGAGACTCTTCCCTTGAAGGaagaaaaacaatttattcGTGAAATCAAGCAACTGAAACAACTTCGTGAACAATTGTCTTCTAACATGGGTAGCCAAGATGAAATCAAGAAGGCTCTTGAGCAGAGAGAGGAGACTGAAGAGCGCTTAAAG ATTCTAAGGAAAGAGCTTGATGTTCTAAAGAGTAGAGTTGTAAAGGCTGAAGCAACTGCTGTGGAAGCTGGCAAAAAATATGATGATGAAAACAGGAAGGTTAAGGAACTCCAAGCTCAGTTTAGGGCTGCCAATGATGTCCGACAAGAAGCCTATGCTCAGTGGCAGGATTTGAGAAAAGAACTCACAAAAAAG AGCAAATACTTCTTCAAGTACAAGGATGCTGCTGCTGTTGCCAGCAATTATGCATATAGCAGGGATACAGAAGCACTTTACCTCTTGTGCATGAATCAG GTTGAAAGTTTTATGGAGCTGTGGAATACGAACCCTGAGTTCCGTAGCGACTACGCCAAGTTCAATGCAAGGAGTAATGTCCGGAGATTCGGGACTTTGGACTGTCGTTCACTTGGACCTGACGAGGTACCACCTGTCGTACCCAGTTATGCTAATGAGAGAGGTAACAAGAGGGTGGTGGTGTCAACGCCAGCCAAGGTTGATCTAGCGCCACAAGTTCCAACTACGGAGCTAAATCAGAAAATACCTACTGAGAAAATGACCGTAGATACTAAATCAATCAAGAAAGCGACGGAACCCAAGAACCAGAAAGTAGTAAACGCGCCTGCTGTCACTGTACAAGAAAACGGGCCAGATACTCATACTGTAAGCCACCTTGTCGATGAGGAGCCGGTCAAATCTAGGGAGGAGATTGAGTTGATAAGGAAAGCGGAAGAACTGAGAAGAGAGGAAGACGCAGCAAAGCTGAAAGAGCAACGCCGCCTGGAGGCACTTGCAAAGGCCAATGAGGCACGCGAAAGGAAGAAGCGGCAAGCAGAGAAGATGCAGCAAAGAGCCGAACTGAAGACACAGAAGGAGGCAGAACAGAgagaaaag gagagagagaagagactGAGAAAGAAGGAAAGGAAGAAGGCTGTAGGAACAGACGCTAACGATATCACCACCAACAACAACTGTGAAACAGCGGCAAGCTCTGAAAGCGCCGCTGAGAATAATAGCAAGGACGTAGATGTGAAGGAGACGACTACTGCAACGACCAAAAAGGCTCAAAAGCCTTGGCTGGCTGCGAAGCACAGCAAGGGAAAATCCATCCCGCCACCTCTTCGAAACAGGAACAAGAAGAAACTACAGCAGTGGATGTGGGTGGGCATCACAagcattattattttagttcttTTCTGGCTGGGAAACATGGGTATGTTCTCCAACGTCGCTCTCAAGCGCCGAGCCCCCGTTTACTAA
- the LOC125214000 gene encoding plectin-like isoform X2 — protein MAETEVSNVASKMVAIEEICGLDMSSNQDLLKPDSNGNNHHDQANDLDHSYIFVTGSDGLPDDTLDDKGVAVGGSIVPPPPEDSQYKKVGEFCEEAPHLIEGENGEVEPSNGHSHLVNYITCNHESSHENGQGVQVSVTDSVEVNANKSESLLEAEVELVDSDGISESLAKAEGFHVSVADPEEVHTGEPGSVAEATVKQVEDSISNGKSESMPEAEVEKAFDQNGGVEAVEEGKQENVDGVKIAEYSPCLVENQETQVGALELVAEVEDNGESRTNFSNINGSHSPDDGENQSNTSVTEALVQQSSQDMVVDEDKHDLQNVTMEAENDAKPTSEAAEHEVPTSTSLGLDSEPFSVHNMDKILEEEAKTDLSSDILENQQGDDSGFSNIAQDMVGETDDLKPVVSSTDSHVQTTHDLVLEENNEDLPVPEVDNGAQCHEESQELPAVCNADSQMLTTCDLVLDEKSEESSVSEVENVAKCDEKSEEEPVVSSTASQVPNSRDMVLEKKNEYSSVSEVEDGIQYHEESQAQPVLSSSGSQVLTTRDLVLEEKNEVSSVSEVEDGIQCHEESQELPVVSSSDSHDETTSDLVLEVKKDDLPVSVSEVEDGIQFHEESQEQPVVSSSDSHDETASDLVLDGKEDDLSVYVSEVDSGAQNTKGSQEQPDVSGVSDDTLPAETSTEVSVQTECYPTADVHAPQSELEVSDVAEIGKFSSPSVVGLESQIVEQVVPAHDSGIRCTVEEASSGSDGVLDMVGPEKEIAFEGGEAHSESTVSSGKSEVGDSSPETLDVKLEPDAHVPDFSAINSGEKIDDVTVSCRTDDSDSSNARVVDLELEVDGVEDVADQLAGAPENLLVQEKENTENSQNEETSVSSAGVSTTSTTDVEDKSIKAKTKPFNFLIRTPRFDDESLREQIRLAKIQVDETTRLRDAVQLQIQEKRANTQIHGIDYEYAKSEGRNARKLVRSKRTEIDSLQSVINKAKNALSIEDIDKQIHNMEHMIQHETLPLKEEKQFIREIKQLKQLREQLSSNMGSQDEIKKALEQREETEERLKILRKELDVLKSRVVKAEATAVEAGKKYDDENRKVKELQAQFRAANDVRQEAYAQWQDLRKELTKKSKYFFKYKDAAAVASNYAYSRDTEALYLLCMNQVESFMELWNTNPEFRSDYAKFNARSNVRRFGTLDCRSLGPDEVPPVVPSYANERGNKRVVVSTPAKVDLAPQVPTTELNQKIPTEKMTVDTKSIKKATEPKNQKVVNAPAVTVQENGPDTHTVSHLVDEEPVKSREEIELIRKAEELRREEDAAKLKEQRRLEALAKANEARERKKRQAEKMQQRAELKTQKEAEQREKEREKRLRKKERKKAVGTDANDITTNNNCETAASSESAAENNSKDVDVKETTTATTKKAQKPWLAAKHSKGKSIPPPLRNRNKKKLQQWMWVGITSIIILVLFWLGNMGMFSNVALKRRAPVY, from the exons atGGCCGAAACGGAGGTTTCAAATGTGGCGTCTAAAATGGTTGCAATTGAGGAGATATGTGGGTTGGACATGAGCTCTAACCAGGATCTACTCAAGCCCGACAGCAACGGTAACAACCACCATGACCAAGCCAATGATCTGGATCACTCATATATTTTCGTTACTGGGTCTGATGGCCTCCCTGATGATACTCTCGATGACAAGGGTGTGGCTGTTGGGGGTTCTATTGTTCCGCCTCCACCTGAGGATtcccaatataaaaaagttggtgaatTTTGTGAGGAAGCTCCACACCTGATTGAGGGGGAGAATGGGGAAGTTGAGCCGAGCAACGGCCACTCTCACCTAGTAAATTATATTACCTGCAATCATGAGAGTTCCCATGAGAATGGACAGGGGGTCCAAGTTTCTGTTACTGACTCTGTGGAGGTGAATGCTAATAAGAGTGAAAGTTTGTTGGAAGCTGAAGTTGAACTTGTGGATTCAGATGGAATAAGTGAAAGCTTGGCAAAAGCTGAGGGGTTCCACGTTTCTGTTGCTGATCCTGAGGAGGTGCATACTGGGGAACCTGGAAGTGTGGCAGAAGCTACTGTTAAGCAAGTTGAGGATTCAATTTCAAACGGAAAATCTGAAAGCATGCCGGAAGCTGAGGTAGAGAAGGCTTTTGATCAAAATGGAGGAGTTGAGGCTGTGGAAGAAGGCAAACAAGAGAATGTTGATGGTGTAAAAATAGCAGAGTACTCTCCTTGTCTTGTTGAGAATCAGGAAACTCAAGTTGGGGCTTTAGAGTTGGTAGCAGAAGTAGAAGATAATGGAGAATCACGTACCAATTTTTCGAACATCAATGGTTCCCATAGTCCCGATGATGGTGAAAATCAAAGTAACACAAGTGTAACTGAGGCATTGGTACAACAAAGCTCTCAAGACATGGTTGTGGATGAAGATAAGCATGATTTGCAAAATGTTACTATGGAGGCTGAGAATGATGCAAAACCGACCTCAGAAGCTGCAGAACATGAAGTTCCTACATCAACTTCCCTGGGTTTGGATTCAGAACCGTTTTCAGTTCATAATATGGACAAGATCCTTGAGGAGGAGGCGAAGACAGACTTGAGCTCGGATATACTTGAAAATCAACAGGGTGATGACTCTGGGTTTAGCAACATTGCTCAAGATATGGTGGGAGAAACAGATGATCTAAAACCTGTTGTGAGTAGTACTGATTCTCATGTGCAAACTACTCATGACTTGGTTCTAGAAGAAAACAACGAGGACTTGCCTGTACCTGAAGTTGATAATGGCGCACAATGTCATGAAGAATCACAGGAACTCCCGGCTGTATGCAATGCTGATTCTCAAATGCTAACCACTTGTGACttggttttagatgaaaaaaGTGAAGAATCATCTGTGTCCGAAGTTGAAAATGTGGCTAAATGTGATGAGAAATCAGAGGAAGAACCTGTGGTGAGCAGCACTGCTTCTCAAGTGCCAAATAGTCGGGACATggttttagaaaaaaaaaatgaatactcATCTGTGTCTGAAGTTGAAGATGGTATTCAATATCATGAAGAATCTCAAGCACAGCCTGTGTTGAGTAGTTCTGGTTCTCAAGTGCTAACTACTCGTGACTTggttttggaagaaaaaaacGAAGTCTCATCTGTATCTGAAGTTGAAGATGGTATTCAATGTCATGAAGAATCTCAGGAGCTACCTGTGGTGAGTAGTTCTGATTCTCATGATGAAACTACTAGTGACTTGGTTTTAGAAGTAAAGAAAGATGATTTGCCTGTATCTGTATCTGAAGTTGAAGATGGTATTCAATTTCATGAAGAATCTCAGGAGCAACCTGTGGTGAGTAGCTCTGATTCTCATGATGAAACTGCTAGTGACTTGGTTTTAGATGGAAAGGAAGACGACTTGTCTGTATATGTATCTGAAGTTGACAGTGGTGCTCAAAATACCAAAGGATCTCAGGAACAACCTGATGTTTCTGGAGTATCTGATGATACTTTGCCAGCTGAAACCTCAACTGAGGTTTCTGTCCAAACTGAATGCTATCCAACAGCAGATGTTCATGCACCTCAAAGTGAACTTGAAGTTTCTGATGTTGCAGAAATTGGAAAATTCTCTTCTCCTTCAGTTGTTGGTCTAGAATCACAAATCGTTGAGCAAGTAGTTCCTGCTCATGACAGTGGGATAAGGTGTACTGTAGAGGAGGCAAGCTCAGGATCTGACGGTGTGCTTGACATGGTGGGTCCAGAAAAGGAAATAGCATTTGAAGGCGGTGAGGCCCATTCTGAATCTACAGTCTCAAGTGGGAAATCAGAAGTTGGAGATAGCTCACCAGAAACACTTGATGTGAAATTGGAACCTGATGCTCATGTTCCTGACTTTTCTGCCATTAACAGTGGCGAAAAGATTGATGATGTGACTGTCTCTTGTAGAACAGATGATTCTGATAGCAGCAATGCTCGTGTAGTGGACCTTGAGTTGGAGGTAGATGGTGTTGAAGATGTGGCAGATCAACTGGCAGGTGCTCCAGAGAACCTGCTGGTGCAAGAGAAAGAGAACACTGAGAATTCTCAGAACGAAGAGACCTCAGTGTCTTCAGCAGGGGTGTCCACTACAAGTACTACTGATGTAGAAGACAAAAGTATCAAGGCTAAAACAAAGCCATTCAACTTTCTGATTAGGACTCCAAGATTTGATGATGAAAGTCTTAGAGAACAAATCAGACTTGCAAAGATACAAGTTGATGAGACGACAAGACTCAGGGATGCTGTTCAACTTCAAATCCAAGAGAAAAGA GCCAACACTCAGATTCATGGTATCGATTATGAGTATGCCAAGAGTGAAGGCAGGAATGCTCGAAAGTTGGTCAGGTCAAAGCGCACAGAAATAGATTCTCTTCAGTCTGTGATCAACAAGGCAAAGAATGCATTATCTATTGAGGATATTGATAAACAG ATACATAATATGGAACATATGATACAACATGAGACTCTTCCCTTGAAGGaagaaaaacaatttattcGTGAAATCAAGCAACTGAAACAACTTCGTGAACAATTGTCTTCTAACATGGGTAGCCAAGATGAAATCAAGAAGGCTCTTGAGCAGAGAGAGGAGACTGAAGAGCGCTTAAAG ATTCTAAGGAAAGAGCTTGATGTTCTAAAGAGTAGAGTTGTAAAGGCTGAAGCAACTGCTGTGGAAGCTGGCAAAAAATATGATGATGAAAACAGGAAGGTTAAGGAACTCCAAGCTCAGTTTAGGGCTGCCAATGATGTCCGACAAGAAGCCTATGCTCAGTGGCAGGATTTGAGAAAAGAACTCACAAAAAAG AGCAAATACTTCTTCAAGTACAAGGATGCTGCTGCTGTTGCCAGCAATTATGCATATAGCAGGGATACAGAAGCACTTTACCTCTTGTGCATGAATCAG GTTGAAAGTTTTATGGAGCTGTGGAATACGAACCCTGAGTTCCGTAGCGACTACGCCAAGTTCAATGCAAGGAGTAATGTCCGGAGATTCGGGACTTTGGACTGTCGTTCACTTGGACCTGACGAGGTACCACCTGTCGTACCCAGTTATGCTAATGAGAGAGGTAACAAGAGGGTGGTGGTGTCAACGCCAGCCAAGGTTGATCTAGCGCCACAAGTTCCAACTACGGAGCTAAATCAGAAAATACCTACTGAGAAAATGACCGTAGATACTAAATCAATCAAGAAAGCGACGGAACCCAAGAACCAGAAAGTAGTAAACGCGCCTGCTGTCACTGTACAAGAAAACGGGCCAGATACTCATACTGTAAGCCACCTTGTCGATGAGGAGCCGGTCAAATCTAGGGAGGAGATTGAGTTGATAAGGAAAGCGGAAGAACTGAGAAGAGAGGAAGACGCAGCAAAGCTGAAAGAGCAACGCCGCCTGGAGGCACTTGCAAAGGCCAATGAGGCACGCGAAAGGAAGAAGCGGCAAGCAGAGAAGATGCAGCAAAGAGCCGAACTGAAGACACAGAAGGAGGCAGAACAGAgagaaaag gagagagagaagagactGAGAAAGAAGGAAAGGAAGAAGGCTGTAGGAACAGACGCTAACGATATCACCACCAACAACAACTGTGAAACAGCGGCAAGCTCTGAAAGCGCCGCTGAGAATAATAGCAAGGACGTAGATGTGAAGGAGACGACTACTGCAACGACCAAAAAGGCTCAAAAGCCTTGGCTGGCTGCGAAGCACAGCAAGGGAAAATCCATCCCGCCACCTCTTCGAAACAGGAACAAGAAGAAACTACAGCAGTGGATGTGGGTGGGCATCACAagcattattattttagttcttTTCTGGCTGGGAAACATGGGTATGTTCTCCAACGTCGCTCTCAAGCGCCGAGCCCCCGTTTACTAA